A genomic window from Tolypothrix sp. PCC 7910 includes:
- a CDS encoding HAD-IC family P-type ATPase, with translation MPANTINTNNYCHLTKDVLNYEWHTLPETEVVQTLVSHSEAGLSHQEATKRHQQMGANQLNIQARKSPWLKFIEQFHQPLLYILIAAGVVTLLLRDWIDAGVIFSVTLINVIISYIQESKAEDAIAALSQAVTTEATVIRDGQKTRLASTELVVGDLVLLASGDKVPADLRLLTVRELQVDESALTGESVPVEKTTASLAVDTPLAERSNMAYAGSFVSFGQAEGMVVAIADATETGRISQLIESSTGLKTPLTRNIDKLSKTLLYAILGLAALTFAVGLGQGESWIDVFKAAVALVVSAIPEGLPAIVTVILSIGVSRMARRNAIIRKLPAVETLGSTTVICSDKTGTLTENQMTVQRIYAGEQHYTVSGIGYAPDGEILLNRQPVDVYTEGQIALWETLSAGLLCNDSHIEWKDEQWSLVGTPTEGALITVANKAGLTPEELPRIDTIPFESQFQYMATLHKLDNQQKQNVIYVKGSVEAILQRCDRQLNAQGQPTALNPAVVEQEVAQMAKQGLRVLAFASKKVTGKRFLERHDIDTGLVFLGLQGIIDPPREEAIAAVAACQSAGIQVKMITGDHALTAAAIARQMEICSAEEQVFTGKQLAQMDEAEFSQAADQGRVFARVAPEQKLRLVKALQHQGEIVAMTGDGVNDAPALKQADIGVAMGLAGAEVAKESADMLLTDDNFAAIEAAVEEGRGVYRNLRKAIAFLLPINIGESMTILIAIFLAIALPILPIQILWLNMVSSVGLIVPLAFEPKSRRVMQQPPRNPRERLLSGSLLQRILAISLFNWLVIFGVFQWILQTTGNEALARTMAINGLVAAEVFYLLSISQFVPSIVARIQGKRKPIAYAPVIGIVVVVTLQCLFSQWSIMNQVFETTPLTFTQALICVAIGLPVIVIALILQHFDPLD, from the coding sequence ATGCCAGCAAATACCATCAATACAAATAATTATTGCCATCTCACAAAAGATGTACTCAATTATGAATGGCATACTCTACCAGAAACAGAGGTTGTGCAAACCTTAGTTAGTCATTCAGAAGCAGGCTTGAGCCATCAAGAAGCAACCAAGCGGCATCAACAGATGGGTGCTAATCAATTGAATATTCAAGCGAGAAAAAGCCCTTGGCTAAAATTTATCGAGCAATTTCATCAACCACTGCTCTATATATTAATAGCGGCCGGAGTGGTGACTTTACTATTACGAGATTGGATAGATGCAGGAGTAATTTTTAGCGTCACCCTGATTAATGTCATCATTAGCTACATTCAAGAATCAAAAGCAGAAGATGCGATCGCAGCTCTATCTCAAGCTGTGACTACAGAAGCTACTGTGATTCGCGACGGTCAAAAAACTCGTTTGGCTTCCACTGAACTTGTTGTAGGAGATTTGGTACTATTAGCCTCTGGGGATAAAGTACCTGCAGATTTGCGGCTATTAACTGTGCGCGAGTTACAAGTTGATGAGTCGGCTTTAACTGGAGAATCGGTTCCAGTAGAAAAAACCACTGCATCGCTGGCTGTAGACACACCCTTAGCCGAACGCAGCAATATGGCTTATGCTGGGAGTTTTGTCAGCTTTGGTCAAGCAGAAGGGATGGTAGTGGCGATCGCAGATGCTACTGAAACAGGCCGCATCTCGCAGTTAATTGAAAGTAGCACGGGGTTGAAAACACCACTCACCAGGAATATTGACAAGTTAAGCAAAACTTTACTGTATGCCATTTTAGGTTTAGCTGCCCTCACCTTTGCAGTTGGATTAGGACAAGGCGAATCTTGGATTGATGTTTTCAAAGCTGCTGTAGCCCTCGTTGTGAGCGCAATTCCTGAGGGTTTACCTGCAATTGTCACAGTCATTTTGTCTATTGGCGTTTCCCGTATGGCGCGACGTAACGCGATTATTCGCAAGTTACCTGCTGTGGAAACATTGGGAAGTACAACCGTTATCTGCTCTGACAAAACTGGCACGTTAACCGAAAATCAGATGACGGTGCAGCGGATTTACGCAGGTGAACAACACTACACTGTTAGCGGTATTGGTTATGCTCCAGATGGCGAAATTTTGCTGAATCGCCAACCTGTTGATGTCTATACAGAAGGACAGATTGCTCTCTGGGAAACTCTATCGGCCGGATTGCTGTGCAACGATTCTCACATCGAATGGAAAGACGAACAGTGGAGTTTAGTAGGAACTCCCACCGAGGGAGCATTGATTACTGTGGCTAATAAAGCGGGATTGACCCCAGAAGAATTACCGAGAATCGATACTATTCCCTTTGAGTCTCAATTTCAATACATGGCGACTTTGCATAAATTAGATAATCAGCAAAAACAAAATGTGATTTATGTCAAAGGTTCTGTAGAGGCTATTCTCCAACGCTGCGATCGCCAGCTCAATGCTCAAGGACAACCAACTGCACTCAATCCTGCGGTAGTGGAACAAGAAGTGGCGCAGATGGCAAAGCAAGGTTTACGAGTGCTAGCCTTCGCCAGTAAAAAAGTTACTGGTAAGCGTTTCTTGGAGCGTCATGATATCGATACAGGACTAGTATTTTTAGGACTTCAAGGCATCATCGATCCGCCTCGTGAAGAAGCGATCGCGGCTGTTGCTGCTTGTCAATCTGCTGGGATTCAAGTAAAAATGATCACCGGCGATCATGCACTCACAGCAGCTGCGATCGCTCGCCAAATGGAAATTTGCTCGGCTGAAGAACAGGTGTTTACAGGAAAGCAATTAGCTCAGATGGATGAAGCAGAATTCAGCCAAGCAGCGGATCAAGGTAGGGTATTTGCGCGAGTTGCACCAGAACAAAAATTGCGTTTAGTCAAAGCCTTGCAGCATCAAGGTGAAATTGTGGCGATGACTGGAGATGGTGTCAATGATGCACCAGCGCTCAAGCAAGCAGATATTGGTGTAGCGATGGGTTTAGCTGGAGCGGAAGTTGCTAAAGAATCTGCAGATATGCTGTTAACAGACGATAACTTCGCTGCTATAGAAGCCGCTGTAGAGGAAGGACGGGGAGTGTATCGCAACTTACGCAAAGCGATCGCCTTCTTGCTACCAATCAACATTGGCGAATCTATGACAATTTTGATTGCCATTTTTTTGGCGATCGCACTTCCTATCTTACCAATTCAAATTCTCTGGCTAAATATGGTGAGTTCAGTTGGTTTGATTGTTCCCCTCGCTTTTGAGCCAAAATCTCGACGGGTGATGCAACAACCACCACGCAACCCCAGAGAAAGGCTGTTATCGGGTAGCTTACTCCAGCGCATCTTGGCAATTTCTCTCTTCAACTGGCTGGTAATTTTTGGCGTTTTTCAATGGATACTGCAAACTACAGGCAATGAAGCCTTAGCTCGCACAATGGCAATTAATGGGTTAGTAGCAGCAGAAGTTTTTTATCTACTCAGCATTAGCCAGTTTGTGCCATCTATAGTTGCCAGAATTCAAGGTAAACGCAAACCCATAGCCTACGCCCCTGTAATTGGCATTGTGGTTGTAGTCACCTTACAATGTCTGTTCAGTCAATGGAGTATCATGAACCAAGTTTTTGAAACCACACCTTTAACATTTACCCAAGCCCTCATTTGTGTAGCTATAGGTTTGCCAGTCATAGTGATAGCGCTCATCTTGCAGCATTTCGATCCGCTTGACTAA
- the ilvD gene encoding dihydroxy-acid dehydratase, with protein sequence MSEKTITENFRSKAVTQGVQRAPNRAMLRAVGFQDGDFNKAIVGVANSYSTITPCNMGINRLAQRAEQGIKLAGAMPQMFGTITISDGISMGTEGMKYSLVSREVIADSIETACNGQSMDGVIAIGGCDKNMPGAMIAIARMNIPAIFVYGGTIKPGQHKGKDLTIVSSFEAVGEYSANKIDEDELLAIERQACPGSGSCGGMYTANTMSSAFEAMGMSLPYSSTMAAEDDEIADSTEKSAKVLVEAIRNQTLPRQIITRKSIENAISVIMAVGGSTNSVLHFLAIAHAAGIELSLDDFETIRGRVPVLCDLKPSGRYVATDLHKVGGIPQVMKMLLVHGLLHGDCITITGKTIAEVLADIPDEPPSNQDVIRPWNNPMYAQGHLAILKGNLATEGAVAKITGVKNPCITGPARVFDSEEECLDAILANKIQAGDVIIVRYEGPKGGPGMREMLAPTSAIIGAGLGDAVGLITDGRFSGGTYGMVVGHVAPEAAVGGAIALVEEGDRITIDAHSRLLQINISDAELASRRAKWQPRPPRYTKGTLAKYAKLVSSSSVGAVTDLDLFK encoded by the coding sequence ATGTCTGAGAAAACAATCACCGAAAATTTTCGCAGTAAAGCCGTTACGCAAGGAGTGCAACGAGCGCCAAATCGAGCGATGCTGCGTGCAGTTGGTTTCCAAGATGGGGATTTTAATAAAGCAATTGTGGGTGTGGCGAATTCCTACAGCACTATCACTCCCTGCAACATGGGAATTAATCGGCTCGCACAAAGAGCTGAACAGGGAATTAAACTAGCTGGGGCAATGCCGCAAATGTTCGGCACAATTACCATTAGTGATGGCATATCTATGGGAACTGAGGGGATGAAATATTCCCTAGTGTCACGAGAAGTAATTGCTGACTCCATTGAAACCGCCTGTAATGGTCAAAGTATGGACGGAGTGATTGCCATCGGCGGTTGTGATAAGAATATGCCAGGGGCAATGATTGCGATCGCTCGGATGAATATCCCTGCTATTTTTGTTTATGGTGGCACTATCAAACCCGGACAGCACAAGGGTAAAGATTTGACGATTGTCAGTTCTTTTGAGGCTGTTGGTGAATACAGCGCCAATAAAATTGACGAAGATGAACTATTAGCAATTGAACGTCAAGCTTGTCCGGGTTCTGGTTCCTGCGGAGGGATGTATACAGCCAACACCATGTCTTCTGCTTTTGAAGCGATGGGAATGAGTTTGCCTTATTCTTCTACAATGGCAGCTGAAGACGATGAAATAGCCGACAGTACAGAAAAATCAGCCAAAGTATTAGTAGAAGCAATTCGCAATCAAACTTTACCCAGACAAATTATCACCCGCAAATCTATAGAAAACGCCATCTCTGTAATTATGGCTGTGGGTGGTTCTACAAATTCTGTATTACATTTTCTCGCGATCGCTCATGCAGCTGGTATAGAACTGAGTCTAGATGACTTTGAAACTATCCGCGGTCGCGTACCTGTATTGTGCGATTTAAAACCTAGCGGTAGATATGTGGCTACAGATTTGCACAAAGTAGGCGGTATTCCCCAAGTCATGAAGATGTTACTTGTGCATGGTTTACTCCACGGCGACTGTATCACCATCACAGGTAAAACTATCGCTGAAGTTTTAGCAGATATCCCCGATGAACCACCCAGCAATCAAGATGTGATTCGTCCGTGGAATAACCCGATGTATGCTCAAGGTCACTTAGCCATCTTAAAAGGAAATCTCGCTACCGAGGGAGCAGTAGCTAAAATTACCGGAGTGAAAAATCCCTGTATTACCGGGCCAGCGAGGGTATTTGACTCCGAGGAAGAATGCTTAGATGCCATCCTGGCAAATAAAATCCAAGCTGGTGATGTAATTATTGTTCGCTATGAAGGCCCCAAAGGCGGCCCGGGGATGCGAGAAATGTTAGCACCCACCTCTGCAATTATTGGTGCAGGTTTAGGTGATGCAGTTGGGTTAATTACCGATGGACGCTTTTCCGGTGGTACTTACGGAATGGTAGTTGGTCATGTTGCTCCCGAAGCCGCCGTTGGTGGTGCGATCGCGCTAGTTGAAGAAGGCGATCGCATCACTATCGATGCTCATTCTCGCTTACTGCAAATCAATATTTCCGATGCAGAATTAGCCAGTCGCCGCGCTAAATGGCAACCTCGTCCACCTCGTTATACAAAAGGCACCTTAGCTAAATATGCTAAGTTAGTTTCCTCCAGCAGTGTTGGTGCTGTCACAGACTTGGATTTATTTAAGTAA
- a CDS encoding LysR family transcriptional regulator, whose translation MELRHLRYFIAVAEELHFSKAAERLHIAQPPLSQQIQQLETELGVELFHRKTKRQVQLTEAGKVFLQEAYGLLLQLETAIALTQRIGRGQTGQLRIGFTSLVIYELLPLILRQFREQFPDVELVLRELTTSQQEQAIRDSVIHVGFAHPPLEDDTLSYQSIHQQTLVVALPSNHSLAQAEHIQVQELEDEPLIMFPRYLAPGLYDSIMSLFRQRNIKPQITQEAVQMQTIIGLVSAGMGVAITPSVLQDLQRSGVTYRPLREQAPVIETAVIWHENSLTPLVENFLHFTQKFI comes from the coding sequence ATGGAACTACGACACCTGCGTTACTTTATTGCTGTAGCTGAAGAACTACATTTCAGTAAAGCTGCAGAAAGGCTGCACATAGCGCAACCGCCTCTCAGCCAACAAATTCAGCAGCTAGAAACAGAACTAGGAGTAGAACTTTTTCATCGCAAAACCAAACGACAGGTACAGCTAACAGAAGCGGGTAAGGTTTTTTTACAAGAAGCTTATGGATTATTACTACAACTAGAAACTGCGATCGCACTAACTCAAAGGATTGGTAGAGGTCAAACTGGTCAACTACGAATAGGATTTACAAGTTTGGTAATCTACGAATTATTACCCTTAATTTTGCGCCAATTTCGCGAGCAATTTCCCGACGTAGAACTAGTTTTACGAGAGTTAACTACCAGTCAACAGGAGCAAGCAATCAGAGATTCCGTAATTCATGTGGGTTTTGCTCATCCACCCTTAGAAGATGACACGCTATCTTATCAATCTATTCACCAGCAAACTTTAGTTGTAGCTTTACCGTCAAATCATTCCTTAGCTCAAGCAGAACATATTCAGGTGCAGGAATTAGAGGATGAGCCTTTGATTATGTTTCCTCGTTATCTAGCACCAGGACTTTACGATTCGATTATGAGTCTTTTTCGGCAGAGAAATATTAAACCGCAAATTACTCAGGAAGCAGTTCAAATGCAAACCATTATTGGCTTAGTATCTGCTGGAATGGGTGTAGCGATTACACCATCTGTTCTGCAAGATCTGCAACGGTCTGGAGTCACTTATCGTCCTCTACGAGAACAAGCACCTGTAATCGAAACTGCTGTCATCTGGCACGAAAATAGTCTCACACCTCTTGTAGAGAATTTTTTACACTTCACGCAAAAGTTTATCTGA
- a CDS encoding ATP-binding protein has protein sequence MPQHSSKPTILIVEDEWVIALDIKQHLKKLGYNVSGTANSAEKALELVATNKPDLVLMDIYLQGDKSGIEAADQIRQQFQIPVVFLTAHADESTLTEAIATHPYGYIVKPFEEQDLIIAIQVALANHVAEQAIRQALQTEKRLNELKSQFVSIVSHEFRNPLSSILLTLELLEQPDVLNPQKRQAHIERGKAAIQHMAQLITDVLVLGQVEQEQFHCQPTPINISQFCSFLVEDLQSRAQNTDRLVLNVSGCDETANLFYELDPNLLQHILNNLLENALKYSPNDSQVIFNLRCEPDYVEFQIQDQGIGLTEKDLAKLFTPFHRGINVNKIPGTGLGLSITKKCVDAHGGKIFVDSNLGVGTTFTVILPALKIENNNIYQPHQ, from the coding sequence ATGCCACAACATTCTTCTAAACCCACTATCCTAATTGTTGAAGATGAATGGGTAATTGCTTTAGATATCAAACAGCATTTGAAAAAGTTAGGATACAACGTCTCTGGTACTGCTAATTCTGCCGAAAAAGCTTTGGAACTAGTTGCTACAAACAAACCAGATCTAGTTTTGATGGATATTTACCTGCAAGGCGACAAAAGCGGAATTGAGGCAGCAGATCAAATTCGCCAACAGTTTCAGATACCTGTTGTATTTCTAACTGCCCATGCCGATGAGTCAACTTTAACAGAAGCGATCGCTACCCATCCCTACGGCTATATCGTTAAACCTTTTGAAGAACAAGATCTGATTATTGCGATTCAAGTAGCTTTAGCTAACCATGTTGCCGAACAAGCAATTCGGCAAGCACTACAAACAGAAAAACGGCTAAATGAGCTTAAATCCCAATTTGTGTCCATTGTTTCCCATGAATTTCGCAATCCCTTAAGTTCTATTCTGTTGACACTAGAACTCTTAGAACAACCAGATGTACTCAATCCCCAAAAACGACAAGCTCATATTGAACGGGGTAAAGCAGCTATCCAGCACATGGCGCAATTAATTACAGATGTGTTGGTTCTAGGTCAAGTAGAACAAGAGCAGTTTCATTGTCAACCAACACCAATTAATATTTCCCAGTTTTGCTCTTTCTTAGTAGAGGATTTACAATCCCGTGCTCAAAATACAGATAGATTGGTTTTAAATGTTTCGGGATGTGATGAAACAGCAAATCTTTTTTATGAACTCGATCCTAACCTATTACAACATATCCTTAACAACTTACTAGAAAATGCCTTGAAATATTCCCCAAACGACAGCCAAGTTATATTTAACTTACGCTGTGAGCCAGATTACGTGGAATTTCAAATTCAAGACCAAGGAATTGGACTCACAGAAAAGGATTTGGCAAAGCTATTTACACCTTTTCATCGAGGAATTAATGTTAACAAAATTCCCGGTACAGGCTTGGGTTTATCGATTACCAAAAAGTGTGTTGATGCACATGGGGGCAAAATCTTTGTTGATAGCAATCTGGGAGTAGGTACAACATTTACCGTTATCCTACCAGCTTTAAAAATTGAAAACAATAACATCTACCAGCCACACCAATGA